GGGAACCAGCAACggatttcatcaatttggTTTGAGCGGCGGAACCTACTCGAGATACGGAAAGACCGACGTTGATAGCTGGTCTGACACCTTTGAAGAACAATTCAGCTTCCAAGAAAATTTGTCCATCGGTAATGGAGATAACGTTGGTTGGGATATAAGCGGATACATCACCACCTTGGGTTTCGATGATGGGTAAAGCAGTAAGGGAACCAGATCCGTAATCGGCGTTAAGTTTGGCAGCTCTCTCTAAAAGTCTAGAGTGCAAGTAGAAGACATCTCCGGGGTAAGCTTCTCGTCCGGGAGGTCGTCTAAGAAGCAAGGACATTTGTCGGTAGGCTACGGCTTGTTTGGACAAATCATCGTAAATGATCAAGGCGTGTTTACCGTTATCTCTGAACCATTCACCCATGGCACAACCAGAGAAAGGAGCGAGATATTGAAGAGGAGCGGCCTCGGAAGCGGTGGCAGCGACGATGATGGAGTATTTCATGGCATCGTTCTCTTCAAGAGTTTGCACAAGTTGGGCAACGGTGGATCGTTTTTGACCAACAGCAACGTAGACACAGTAAAGTTTCTTGGACTCATCGGCACCGTCGTTCCATTTCTTTTGGTTAAGGATGGTGTCAATGGCGACGGCGGATTTACCGGTTTGTCTGTCACCAATGATAAGTTCTCGTTGTCCTCGACCGATCTAGCAAGTGGAGTATCAGCAATAGTCTGAAGCCGATTTGGTACAGTTGTACATTAATAAGGCAGTTAACTCACTGGTACCAAGGAGTCAACGGATTTGAGACCAGTTTGCATAGGTTCGTGTACGGATCGTCGAGGCAAAATACCGGGAGCTTTCAATTGAGCGAGGGTTCTACCAACGGATTCGATAGGACCTCGACCGTCGATTGGGTTACCGAGAGCGTCGACAACTCGACCGAGAAGACCTGGACCGACAGGGACATCTACGATTTGACCGGTTCTCTTGACGGTATCACCTTCCTTGATTAATCTATCGTTACCGAAAATGGTTACACCGACGTTGTCGGCTTCCAAGTTCAAGCACATTCCTCTGACACCAGAGGAAAATTCAACCATTTCTTCGGCTTGGACGTTTCTAAGACCGTAAACACGGGCGATACCATCACCAATGGTCAAAACTCGACCGGTCTCTTGAACATCACCACCAACTGAAGCACCGGCGATTCTACCCTCAAGGATGGAGGAGACTTCGGAAGCGGCTGTGTTGGGATTGGACGAGGTGTATTGTACATGAAAGGAGATCGGCCGAAACGCGGATTTACAGGATCAAGtggaaatgataatgagaAGCGATATGATGGTAAGCAAACCGATCtctgattgatgatgataggtCAAGCATACTCACCAGGCTTAGCGGTAGCGTAAGTTCGAGCAGCGAGAGGGGCAGCTCTAGTTCGAGCCTGATAAAAGATAAGTTAGCGCGATTATCTTTTGTGATATATTCCACATCCTTCCGTTACATCCTGCTTCTACATCCTACACATGCCATGAGTATCTCATCGAAGCTTAATGAGAATGGCCGCAAAGCTATTCATAACCTTCTAATTCCTCTTTTCCACCTCTGATATCCCGCATTTTCCGTTCATCCCCAACGAACCAGTACTAAATTGATACTTACGCTTGAAGCAACGGCTCCTCTAAGTGTGTTCCTGAAGGCGACACGCATTTTTGAAGAATGAGTGGTGAGTTGGTTTGTAAAGGATAGAAGGGGAAAGAGGTCTCTGTAAAGACTTTTGTATTGGATATTGAGATGatataatttgaataatgatTATGGAGATGGAGTGAGTAGGTGGGTGGTGAGGAGTGGTGAGTGGTTGTGAGTGGTGAGTGGTTGTGGTTGGTTAGATTGTATACGGTGAGTGGGTAAGTGACACTATACGGAGTAAACCACGATTAAGGAATACGGATCGGTGTTATCGGTGTTTTATTGGTTAGGAATGAGGCGGAATCAAAGGtatcttgattttattgTTGATTCCTTTTATCATAATTTATCCGAGAGTCATTAGCATCGAGACAATGTTGGTGAAGTTGACCATGTTATAGATGTTGTATATAGCTATAGAATTATTGACATTCATCTCAAGTTGACAATCATATTAACGAACAAGCCAAGATGAGTCGGCCAAGTATAACGTCTGGTAAGCTGTCATTTCGTCTATGAGTATTTCCTATAAAGctataataatttttaattttgcTTAGCTTTCGCAAGACTATCCCTTTCAAGGGGTTTACAAACTACAGCACCATTACCACCTCCAACTACATCATTaccaccatcatcatctgaagcatcatcatcttcatcaacatctgaaacttcaacttcatcttcaatatcacaTTTACCAccaattttacctaattcatctaatgaaattaaaaaaccaaaaaatacaaaagaagcattaaaattaatttcatcacaatcaacaaattcatttgGACGTTATTTAATTACAAGATTATATTCTagaaattatttattacattcaaaagatatttTAACTTTACCACAATTAAAAAAACCTTTTTTACCAATTGGTAcacaattaaatttaacaaaaattttagaaattgGTTCAAGagatttttctttaaaatctaattcttcttttgcatcaaatttaaaaaaatcaatgaattggaaagaaaaaactttaattaattttgaaaatttacctttaaatttagtaaattgtaaattaaCTATAATTGAACATACAAAATCTCCTTTAGAAAgaattttaaaaaagaaaagaagaaaaggttaTAAGAAAACTATTGAACATAAACAAGGTTATACTAGATTAAGAGTTGGTGATATTAttataaatgatattgagaAAGATATATGACCAAAGTATGCAACGTCAAAATAAACGTTTGAACCAGGAAAGAGCCTCAGCTTGATCGACGAggtcaacatcatcaaaccGCACCGCAGTGCACATCTTGATCAGACCTATATCGATATTTCATAACGTTCATAGTCACTTGGAGGGGTATCATGAAACTCTTCaatgtatatatgtattcaaaatcataaaattacaaattgTCCAATTCTGTAATTTCCCAAATCACTCTTTAAACCAACCAATTATCTATTTATTTGgcaatttgtttttttacttGACCAACTACCGTCGTATTAACCTTTGTAGCGAATCGAAGTGAACACAAGGTCTCGTTAAGGTGTGCAGATAGAGGCGATAGATTACACAACATCAAAGTCTTGCTTGAACCTAAAAGTACAACAAGTTAACAGCCGAATTGACAATACTCTTAAACCCTTCATAAAGGTCCTGTGAAACTCACCACTTAAACTGGTCTGTAATAACCTAGTTAAGGTAGAATTCCTGTATGGAACGTGtccaccttctttcccACTTCCAAGAGCACCAATAACATCTCCTAAAGCAGACAGAGATTTGTTTATATTTATAGTTTCTTTCATTCtatctttattttcacCAGCTCCAGACTTCTCTAGTCGTTCCGAACCCGCCAAGTCAACTATTGAATCTGGTACATCAGCTTCAGGTCTCTCCGCAGTACACGACTTAAGGACCAAGTGGCACTTACCCAGATTTAACATTGCTTCGCACTTCTCGTTAGTTAGTGGATTCTCTCCTTTGACTTTGAGGGTGAAGACAGAGTGTGATCGAGAAGATCGCTCATTCATCAAAGTGGCAGCTACTGCTCGTCTACCTCTAGCCCGTTCGAGCAAGGTTGATACCTGACGAGGGTTATTCAGAGGGACTAAaacatttcatcatattaGCTCATTACAATCATTGCAGCATGGCTTAGCTAGACACTCATTACTCACTGCTGACTACATCAGTCACGCTGACTTTCCCATCAACAGTCTTAATTTCATGCTTCTTACAGTCGAACTGACCGTTTCCCAGAAGATCATTTATCTGTCAACAGTAAACAGTCAAAATCAGTCGAGTTACGCCAATAATGTGCACGAGATAGCTGCCACTGACTACTTCATTATACACTTCCAAGAATTGTCCTTCCATTTGATATCTCCATCCTCGATCTTTCAAACCGTTCGAAACTGAGAATATCATATTTATGGCTCGAGGTATCATACCGGCATGCTCCTCGTCCTATATTACACCGTCCAAGTAAGCTCAATTGCCTGACTACCCAAACACAGTGCATCAAAACCTACTTGACCACCTTCCATTGTCCACGATTTACCTGAACCAGTCTGACCGTATGCGAAAATGCATACCTATTTGGCGTATTAGTTATTTGTTCCATTTTCCATGCAGTTACATTTGTTGGACTTACATTGTATCCGTCTAATACCGATTGAGCCAACATACTAATCTCTTCGAAGACTTCCTTTTGTCCGGCAGATGGGTTGAAGAtctgaaaaaaaaagtaaaattaaGCTACGTATCACATTCCCGAAGACAACAAGAATGCACCTTGTCGAAAGTGAATGGGTACTCTTGTTCTCTACTTTGACCAGTGGCTGATTCCGATCTACTTGTGACTACAATCTGCGATTGTCCAGTCTCTAATGCTGTTCTGTCATCCCCATATGCTATCTCGGCAAGTGCGTCGGGCGATGATGATTCATGCGCTACATGATTCGTCAGCATGTAGCTTGACATGTAATCGAATTGACTTACCTAAAGCAGGTCTAACACGAGCGAATACTCGGATATTACCTATACATTGAATATCAGCTACCACACCTAAATCGTAAGGTAGGAAAGAAGCAGAGCCGACCTTTCAGTTCTTGCACTTGGTTATGCAACTTCCTCCTTATCGTCTCAGCATTTCTCAGGTCCTCTTCAATCTCAGCTATACGCCTATCTCGTTCCTCTTCAGCTTGCCTGACTTTGATTTCTGCTAATTCTTCAGCCTTTTTGGCGTTTTCTTGACCAACCTCAAGTTCAGCTTTCATGCTTGACACCTTTAGCGTCGCACATTCTACTTCAGCTTGAATAATTGACAATTGGTTCTGAGATGCTTGTAGCTGTGCTGACAAAGTGAGATGTTGGGTAGACTGATCGGCAAGTTGTTGCTGCGTAATATGGTATATAAGCTCAAATCCACTTGGATACGCTATTAATACCCCTTCTACTCACCTTGAGTTGCCGTATGGTTTCTCTTTCCCTGCTGAGATCGTCTCTACTATCCCTCAACTCGTCTTCCATACCCCTCTTCTCCCTGTCTTTTCTCGCAACTGTGCGTTCcagatcatcaatctctCGTGCATGTGCGGCCCGTAAAGCTGCTAGCTCTTCAGATGCAGACGATAAATCACGCCTTGCTTCCCGCTCGGTATTCTGGGTAGACTGCAGGAGGGCTTGCAGGTCGACCTGAGACATCTGGAGAGATGATACTGGAGACAGTGTCAGCACGAATGGCTTAAGCATTAAAGAGCGGAATGTTTGTCACTGACTTTTCGCTTGCCTGATGAATGTCTTCATTAGCCTATACTTTGTCGTTCACGATATTAGAATACTCACTCTCGCTCTATTAGCTCTTTGAATCCTCCTACCATCCTCTCGACATTCTCTAATCTACCATCGTGACTCTATATCAAGTTGGTCCGTCAGTCTTAGAGCTTCGTGAAGAGGATTCAAACTAACCTTGAACTGGGCTGCACTAGCGACTCCGCTACCTATGCCAGATCTAGCAGCTACTGCACCTAATCCCGGACTGACTCCTCTACTTGTCGCTCTGGCAGTTGGTCCAACACTTCTTCCTAAGGTGGCACCTCTGCTGTTGGTGCTTGCAGCTGCAGGGGGGCGTCGAGCTGGCGGGACTGCTGTAGTCCTTGTCCTGGTCGTAGCTGTTGTGGTAGTTGAAGAGGTACTACCTGTACTTCCTGTACtaccatttcttcttgttgaagTACCCAAGGCCGAAGCTGGTCTAGAGGAAGGCAAAGTCGATATTGGTTTTCTAGTGGTAGTTGGCACAAACCCTGCTGGTTTTCTTTGAGAAGTCCTTAATCCAGCTGCAGAAACTGAAGAACCTAATGATGATCCGGATACCGTTCTCTTAGTGGGCGGAGGTGCTAAGGGTGAAGAGGGCAATTTCCTCTTATTCGCGTTACTTGATCCAATAAGTGGGGCTACTGAATTCGACAGTGTTGGAATGGCAGAAGGTTTGGCGGGTGAGGCAAGTCGAGGTAATCGTGACATAGGAGCCTATGACAATGGCTATGTTCAGCTTTATTGCATATGTTATCAGATTGCCTCAGCTGACTCACGATATTCTCTTGATCCTCGGACATACTGCTGGATTAGATGCCTTGTTAGTCGAGATCCCAAGTACCGCTTGAAAACACTTTCCGGTATGAGAAGGGTGGATGTTTTGGCTGTTTACGCTGTTATTGTCATTTGTTGACATTTACATCGTTCAACGAGTGAGCCGCCCTACATACCTAAAGCCAGGCGCGTGAGAGAAACTTATTTAAGCCTACCCTTCAAGGTTTCTAAGtgattttcatattttaatttaattccGCTTACACTCAACCATTAATGACGTGTCAATAATTCTGATCTGGTTGTAGTGTACCTTAAACCTGTTTCTTATCAGCTTATCACTCTCAGATCACTCGCTAATGAAGGTGacctttgattttcattcgACTAGATAGATTACTACTACTATTAACTCACCGTGTCTAACTATCGTAGATTATATGACCTTGATCAAAGCTTCAATCTTCTGTTAGACTGTACATAATTCCCATTCTTATATTTAACATAGTATACACACGATACATTCACCGCCGCCATGCTAAGACGGTGTTCTAACATTCCTCGTTCCGCACTCAACCTATCCCGACCTTCTATCCGAGCATTCTCTAAACCTTCCGCTCCGGTAGCTGCTTCTACCCACTTATCGACCAAAGAGAATGTACTTTTCGAACTTGACGTGAAGAAAGTAGGAAATGAAATCAGAAAGAGAGGTTTGACTGGTGCTCTTGGTGGACAAAGGGAAGGTGGTATGGACCGAGTACGTTCAAAGCATTTTTCATGGTGTCTATAGCGCCAAGCTGATCCACACAATTCTATAAGGATACAATCATTAGACTTTTGTATTCCCTTGGTTCCCGTCATGAAGTAGAACGATACCTTCGAATTTTCactcaatcatcaaaagacGCTTCAGCTGGTGGTGTACTACCAGAGGCCAAATTCGCTGTCCTCAAGTGGGTTCGCTGCATTTCATTCTGATGGATCTAGCTAATGATTTCACATCAGAATCGGAGGTGCCATTCTTAGTAACGAGCTTGAAGACCTTGCTCTCTCCCTGTCCTTCTTGAACAGACTTGGCCTCTTCCCCGTGGTACTGCATGGAGCTGGACCTCAACTGTGAGTGTAAAATCTCCCAATGTGTGTGCAGCCATAGCTGATGTAGCCGTTAGTAATGACATCCTCGAAGCCGAGGGTATCGTGCCAGACTACGAAGATGGTATTAGAATCACAGGTAAGCTTGCAGGCGCGCATTTGTGCGACGGCGGCCAGAGTAGCTGACATAGATCTCCAGATCCCAAGACCCTCTCCATTGCTCGACGAGTATTCCTTCAAGAAAATCTCAAACTCACCACCGCCCTTGAACGACTCGGTACCCGTGCTCGACCAATCCCAACCGGTGTCTTCACCGCTGACTACCTTGACAAAGCCAAATATGGACTTGTAGGAAAGATCACCAGGGTAGACAAGGCTCCTATCGAAGCTGCTATTCGAGCTGGATGTTTACCCATCCTCACTTCCCTTGCTGAGAACGCCGAAGGTCAAATACTGAATGTTAATGCGGATGTGGCTGCTGGAGAATTGGCGCGAGTACTCGAAGTAAGTACTGGGCTCGTTGCCAACTCAGAATTAAGCTGACCCTCTATGTGCGTATAGCCCATGAAGATCGTCTACCTTAACGAAAAAGGTGGTCTCTATCACGGTGTGTCCGGAAAGAAGATCTCCACTATCAATCTCGACGAGGAGTACGACTCACTCATGAAAGAGTCTTGGGTTAAATTCGGTACCAAATTGAAGATCcgagaaatcaaagaaCTTCTTGACACCTTGCCCAGAACCTCCTCCGTCGCTATCATCTCCACCGATATGCTTCAAAAAGAACTTTTCACCGATGCCGGTGCAGGTACATTGATCAGACGAGGTCACAAATTATACAAACAACCTGGTGTAGAAGCTGTTGGATCTACTCAACTTCGTCAAGTTTTCTCTGAACGAGATCCCGAAGTCATTTCTGGTAAAAGATCTGTCGCTGAAATTTTCTCTGACCTCAAAACCTCCCCTTCGACCATCTACGGTGATGAACCTTTCGACGTCGTTGCCGTTGTATCCCATCCCGAAGGTGAAACTCCCGTTATGACCAAGTTCCTCCCTTCATCAAACGGTATACTCAACAAAATCGCCGACAACGTCTTTGACGTGATCAAGAAAGACCACAAGCGACTCTTCTGGACCGCCAAAGCCGATGATGAGAACCGGGCTTGGCACTTCGAGCGAGCTGATGGAAGCTTTACCCGAGCAGGAAGAAGCTTATTCTGGTACGGTGTCGCCGATGTCAAAGAGGTTGAGAAGATCATTGAAGGTTTTGAACAAAGCGGTAGAATCGAAAGAGTTTTCTTACCTGTTGGACCATCTATACCACCCCACCGAATGACTCCCGGTCAAACCCgagctttttcaacttccgCGAGACCAACTCTTAGGGCCTCATCTGTTAATTCCACCCGAGGATACGCTACTGCTACCGATGTACCAAGGAAGAAGGTCGCTTTGATCGGTGCTAGAGGATACACAGGCCAAAACCTCATTTCACTCATTGATAACCATCCTCATCTTGATCTCACCCATGTCTCTTCAAGAGAACTTGCTGGACTCCCATTGAAGGAATACAAGAAATCCAACGTATCTTACTCCAACCTTTCCTTGCAAGACGTGGGCAAAATGGCCGAGTCAAACGAAGTTGACGCTTGGGTTATGGCTTTACCAAATGGAATTTGTAAACCATTCGTAGATGCTATTGATGCTGCCGCTCaaaaaggtggaaaaggaGTTATTGTGGATTTAAGTGCAGACTATAGATTTGAGAAAGATTGGACATATGGTTTGCCTGGTGAGGTTATTGTAGAATAGtaaaaagaatgaaagaagcTAAATTTATTATGCATTGAATatctttttgatgatagaATTATACGGTAGAGAAGAATCTAAAAAGTCTAGTAGAATATCAAATCCAGGATGTTACGCTACCAATactcaacttcttcttgctcCTTTAATGGAACATCTTGATCCTCAATCGATGCCAAGTGTATTTGGAATTTCAGGTTTTTCAGGTGCAGGTACTAAATCAGGTGAAAAAGATTCTGAAGGTAGACCAAAAACTGTACCTAAAATTGTGAGttaatgatcaaattatagtttgaatttcaaaataaaagaagtaattgaaaatattgatgattcaattttttaatttttttcgGAATACTATTAGTCAGCAGAAGATCttggattatcaattaGACCATATACATTAACAGATCATATTCATGAAAGAGAATCTGcaaatcatttatcaaaacttttattaaaatcatcatcatcatcatcatcatcatcaataaaagaaaataatgattttaaattgGCTTTTATACCAAATGTTGCACCTTGGTTTTCTGGtattatttcaattttaaatgcACCATTAAATAAAACTTTTAGAGCTTCAgaaatatttgaattatatcaagaaaaatatttaaatgaaaaattaattacTTTAGGTAAAACTGTTCCTGATGTAAGAGATGTAGAAGGTAAACATGGTTGGAGAATGGGTGGTATACAAGTTCATAGTTCTGGTAAAAgagttgttgttgttgtaagtcattttcaaaaataaaaaaataaaaaattgatCGAAAAAGATATtaataatttgttttttcaaatttaggGAGCACTTGA
This genomic stretch from Kwoniella pini CBS 10737 chromosome 10, complete sequence harbors:
- a CDS encoding ATP synthase subunit alpha, mitochondrial, which produces MRVAFRNTLRGAVASSARTRAAPLAARTYATAKPAASEVSSILEGRIAGASVGGDVQETGRVLTIGDGIARVYGLRNVQAEEMVEFSSGVRGMCLNLEADNVGVTIFGNDRLIKEGDTVKRTGQIVDVPVGPGLLGRVVDALGNPIDGRGPIESVGRTLAQLKAPGILPRRSVHEPMQTGLKSVDSLVPIGRGQRELIIGDRQTGKSAVAIDTILNQKKWNDGADESKKLYCVYVAVGQKRSTVAQLVQTLEENDAMKYSIIVAATASEAAPLQYLAPFSGCAMGEWFRDNGKHALIIYDDLSKQAVAYRQMSLLLRRPPGREAYPGDVFYLHSRLLERAAKLNADYGSGSLTALPIIETQGGDVSAYIPTNVISITDGQIFLEAELFFKGVRPAINVGLSVSRVGSAAQTKLMKSVAGSLKLYLAQYREVAAFAQFGSDLDASTRYLLNRGARLTELLKQPQYQPMPTEIMAPLIYAGVNGKLDKVAVDQIGAWEKSFTDLLKSQHSALLEKLSGGVLTKEIEEEMAKVIDAHVADFTA
- a CDS encoding N-acetyl-gamma-glutamyl-phosphate reductase; protein product: MLRRCSNIPRSALNLSRPSIRAFSKPSAPVAASTHLSTKENVLFELDVKKVGNEIRKRGLTGALGGQREGGMDRDTIIRLLYSLGSRHEVERYLRIFTQSSKDASAGGVLPEAKFAVLKIGGAILSNELEDLALSLSFLNRLGLFPVVLHGAGPQLNDILEAEGIVPDYEDGIRITDPKTLSIARRVFLQENLKLTTALERLGTRARPIPTGVFTADYLDKAKYGLVGKITRVDKAPIEAAIRAGCLPILTSLAENAEGQILNVNADVAAGELARVLEPMKIVYLNEKGGLYHGVSGKKISTINLDEEYDSLMKESWVKFGTKLKIREIKELLDTLPRTSSVAIISTDMLQKELFTDAGAGTLIRRGHKLYKQPGVEAVGSTQLRQVFSERDPEVISGKRSVAEIFSDLKTSPSTIYGDEPFDVVAVVSHPEGETPVMTKFLPSSNGILNKIADNVFDVIKKDHKRLFWTAKADDENRAWHFERADGSFTRAGRSLFWYGVADVKEVEKIIEGFEQSGRIERVFLPVGPSIPPHRMTPGQTRAFSTSARPTLRASSVNSTRGYATATDVPRKKVALIGARGYTGQNLISLIDNHPHLDLTHVSSRELAGLPLKEYKKSNVSYSNLSLQDVGKMAESNEVDAWVMALPNGICKPFVDAIDAAAQKGGKGVIVDLSADYRFEKDWTYGLPELYGREESKKSSRISNPGCYATNTQLLLAPLMEHLDPQSMPSVFGISGFSGAGTKSGEKDSEGRPKTVPKISAEDLGLSIRPYTLTDHIHERESANHLSKLLLKSSSSSSSSSIKENNDFKLAFIPNVAPWFSGIISILNAPLNKTFRASEIFELYQEKYLNEKLITLGKTVPDVRDVEGKHGWRMGGIQVHSSGKRVVVVGALDNLLKGAATQCLQNLNNALGYDELAGIPLDKL
- a CDS encoding mitochondrial 54S ribosomal protein bL21m translates to MSRPSITSAFARLSLSRGLQTTAPLPPPTTSLPPSSSEASSSSSTSETSTSSSISHLPPILPNSSNEIKKPKNTKEALKLISSQSTNSFGRYLITRLYSRNYLLHSKDILTLPQLKKPFLPIGTQLNLTKILEIGSRDFSLKSNSSFASNLKKSMNWKEKTLINFENLPLNLVNCKLTIIEHTKSPLERILKKKRRKGYKKTIEHKQGYTRLRVGDIIINDIEKDI